The following nucleotide sequence is from Catonella massiliensis.
TATTTGATGAGCTTCCATTATTTGAAGTATTTCCTGCGTTAGATACATCGCCGCCTACCACATAAGCATTACCGCCAAAGAAGATGCCGCTTGGAGTAGTCTCTCCTCCTGCTGTATTGCCGTTTTCGCCAGTCTTTGAGCCTTCCTCGGTTTTTCCTATATTGGCAGCGCCCTGAGCAGTCTCATCCTCTTCGATATTGAGGTTAGAAGATGCATAGGTATCTCCCGCCTTTACAGCAATAGTACTTCCTGCAATCGCAAGCTTTACAGTCTTTTTAGTCTTGTTGATGGCTATAAGCTCTATCTTTGAAGTAATCTTTGCAAGCTCTGCACCGGGCTTAAGTGTAAGCTCAGCGTATGAAGCCTTACCATTTATTGTTAAATTAGCTTTAGAAGAAAGCTCAAGCTTATTGCCGCTTTCATCTATGATAAGCCCCGCATTTCTGACGGTTCCGATTAAAATAATCTTCTTAAACTTAGCACCCTTAGCTATATGAATCTTGGATTTTTCAGCTAGGTTAATTACCAGAGTTTTAGTCTTATAGTTTCCCCTTGGTACGCTTAATCTCTTTGCAGAAGTGGCCTTTAAGACTATTCTCTTAATACCCTTCTTCTTTAATGCATTCTTTATGGCTTTGTTTGTGCTTACGGTAATCTCAGTCTTTTTAACCGTAACCTTCTTTGTCTGTGCTGCACTCGCCTCTACAGGCTGAAACTGAGCCGGCAACATGCTTAATATCATAGTCATAACAAGTGCTGCGGCTATGTTTTTACTTAGTCTTCTCATCTTTCCTCCTGATGGTTAAATGATGGTTATCAGATACAAATAATAATGAAAATTAACTTCATTATAACGAGCCGTTCTATAATACCAATAGAAAGTAAAAAGTTCAATAAATTATCATTAATGATAATTTTTCTCATTAACTACAAATAAATAGGTATATAACAAATTCTTATTTTCTTCTCAAATTGAATACATAGTTAATATTTATCGGGAAATATTTAGAAATATTGCTAACAATTCCTTGAACATTTATCATCTTTGTTATATTATTATTCTATTAAGAAAATTACTCAGGAGGGCGACTATGTGGACAAGGGCGATGCTTAAGTACAATGCAAGAATGGCATTTAAGAAAAACTATATAAATGCTGTTGCTGTTTCGCTTATTTATATGATTTTAGCCAATTTCTTTGATCCTTCCTCATCTAGAGGCAATAGTGCCTCCAATGTGTATAACAGCGGCTTACCCGAAAGGATAAAATACCTTGCTTCTTTTGTTCTTGGACTAATCATAGTCATAACTGTGATAGTAATAGTCTTTAGGGTGCTTGTATACAATCCTATCGTAGTTGGTGTGCAAAGATTCTTCATAGAGAACCACTATGGCAAGCCGGGGGTTGGCACTATGTTTTATGCATTTAAGACAAATTATATCAACATAGTAAAGACCATGTTCCTAAAGGATGTGTATATCTGTCTTTGGGCACTGCTATTTTTAGTGCCGGGTCTCATCAAAACCTATTCTTATCGCATGGTTCCTTTTATACTGGCTGAGAATCCTGATATGGATGCCGATGAAGCGATAAGACTATCTATGGAGATGATGAACGGTGAGAAGTTAAATACCTTTGTACTGGATATAAGCTTTTTGCCTTGGGTTTTTCTTGCAGCCTTTACCTTTAACATAGTAGGTATCTTCTATGTATACCCTTACGTAAATGCTACAGACGCAGAGCTGTATCTGGCTATTAAGGCCGGTGATTTTTACAATGACCAAGGTATGTTTAGTGACAATTACTTTAAAAACGGCGGTGGTTATTATGGTTAGTTTCAGGCATTTATTTGATAATGGAAAGGTAATACATACCGCAAGCTGTTATGGAAATAATGACCTTGAAGTTGTGGAAAAGACTGAAGACGGCGAAGCTATCCGCCTTCTTCTTGTAAATGGCGCAAGGGAATCAGCCACATACATTGATAAGACTCACAGAAATGACCTTGTATTTAGATATGCTATTGGCTTCAATGATGTATTTGAGATAAACAAGAACTTAAAAGACTGTCTCCTTCTTGGCGGTGCCGGCTTTTCCTATCCCAAGTACTTCATAAGCCGCTTCCCTGAGAAGACCCTGGATGTGGTTGAGATAGACGAAGTGATGGTAAATGTAGCCTTTAAGTACTTTTATCTGGATGAACTCTATGACGAATACGACCTCTACGAAAATGAGAGACTTAAAATCTACGTGATGGACGGCTTGAAATTCCTTTCAACCATGCTTAAGTCCTATGATGTCATCTTTAATGATGCCTACATCTCGGACTCCCCGGCAGAAGGACTTATGAGCTATGAGGCAATAAGCCTTATAAAAGAAAGGCTAAACCCCGGTGGCATCTACGTGGCAAATATGATAACCGCAATGGCCGGTGAATCTGCCTATCCTCTATTTTCTATCCTAGCCAACCTTAAGCAGATATTTAAGTATACAAGATTTTGCAAATGCCGTAATGACATCCCTGCAAACGAAAAACAGAACTGTCTGATTTTCGCTTCAGACAGTCCCATTTAAGTTAAAAGTCTACCTCATCAGGGTTATGTGCGTGTCCGCCTATATATGGAAAATTATAAAGAATATCCATATCCTCATCTTCAATCCTGATAAGCCTAAGATTTCCGCTCATCCTATCGGGTGAAGTGGTTTTGGGAAGCGGGATTATACCCCTTTTCCTAAGAAATGAAATACAGATGTTAGAGGCAGAAGTCTGATACTTTTTTGCCATCTCCCATAGTAACTCATTATCAAGCAGAGCCCCTGTACCTAAGGGGCTGTAGCCCTCTGTGACTATTCCGTTGTTATTATTGTATTCTACAACATCTTCCTGCATATATCCCACATGAAGCTCTATCTGATTCACCATAGGTAGTACTTTTGCGCTCTTTTTAAGCTCCTCTATGTGGTGAGGCAGAAAATTGCTCACTCCTATCGCCCTTACCCTGCCCTCTGTGTAAAGTTCTTCAAGGGCCTCCCAGGTCGTGGCATTTACCTCATCAGGATTCTTATACTTCATTTTGTTGGCAGGCCAGTGTATGAGATAGAGGTCAATGTAGTCCAAATCAAGATTCCTCATAGACTTATCAAAGCCCCTAAAAGCCTTGTTATAACTGCGGTTCGTATTCCATAGCTTGCTTGTGATAAAAACATCAGACCTGTCTTTTATAAATCCTTCACGAATGGCAGCCTTTACTCCAAGTCCCACACTTCTTTCATTTCCATAGGCTCCTGCTGTGTCTATATGCCTGTAGCCTGCCCTTATTGCCTCAAATACCGCCCTCTCACAAACCTCTCCGTAGGGGATATTCCAGGTTCCAAAGCCTATATCAGGTATATCTATTCCATTTCTAAGTATCATATTACTCCGTAATGTAGGTAAGAATAAGCGCAAATGTATTGTTCATTCCATCTATGTGAGAGCGCTCGTAGCCGTGGGTTGCTCTTGTACCAGGACCTACACAGGCGTGGCGGATGTCATGTCCTGCCACTATTGAGGTATCTCCATCAGAGCCGTAATGTGGGGTAAAGATATCCAGTACATAGTCTGCCCCTTCCTTCTTCGCCGCCTCTATAAGCTCATTATTCAACTCATAATGATACGGAAAGCGGCTGTCCTTACAGAAAATGCTCACCTTTCTCTCATCTGTAGTCTGCTCAGGCCCTACGCAGGCTATGTCCACACCCAGCACGTCTACTACATCCTCAGGAAGCCAAGAGGTACCATGTCCTATTTCCTCATAGGCCGCAAAATACATATATACCTTACGGTTTAGCTTAAGTCCTTCATTTTTAAGAGCCTTCATTATCTCAATGAGGATGGCAGCCTGAGCCTTGTCATCTATGAAGCGGGCCTTGATATAGCCGTTTGAATACATATACCTTGGCTCTAAGGCTATCATATCTCCGACCTGTACACCAAGAGCTTCTGTATCCTTATCGCTTTTTACATCTTCATCAAGGATAACTACTACATTTTCCTCGTAGTTAGGAGCTATTTCAAAATATTTATCGGGAGTTACATGAACTGAAGCCCTGTCTCTTTGGACAGTTCCTGTAATGACCTTGCCATCTCTGGTGTGTAGTCTTATATTCTCGTGAAGAGCAGACTCAGCGTGAAGTCCTCCCACAGGGCATACCATAAGACTTCCGTCTTTTTTAATGTGTCTGACCATAAGTCCTATGTCATCAAGGTGAGCTGTGATTACAAGAGGTTCCCCCTCGCCGCCAAGGCAGGCAAGAACTCCTCCCTTTCTGGTCTCTATGCACTCATAGCCAAGACCTTTTATCTTTTTTACCATATAATCGTGTACTTCTCTAAACTGTCCTGTAGTAGAGTCGATAGCAAGTAAGTCCTGAAATTCCCTTAAAAACTCATCCTCATTCATCTTTTTCATACTATTCATCCTCTTTCCATTGATTAATACATACCTGTGTTTAAAATCATTTGGCTCCAAATACCTTAATCCTTACAAGTAACTCCAAAAAATATTCGTAATTCACTCATTTTTATAATGACTAATTACGAATATTTTAGGGTGTCATCATATTATGTAATCCAATGTTGTATTCCCGATTTTATCAACTATGTCCTGAACTGTAATACTGTCAAGATACTCATTTACCACCTTGTAGAGTCCTTCCCACACATATAAGGTCTGGCAAAAGTTCTTTCTCTCACAAGAATTAACCTCTGACTCCAAACAGCTGACAGGTGCAATGCTTCCCTCCGTGATTCTTAATATATCTCCAACTGTGTATTCCTTTGGCTCCTTAGCGAGCTTGTACCCACCTCGGTTTCCTCTATTGGTAGTAAGAAG
It contains:
- a CDS encoding DUF975 family protein, whose amino-acid sequence is MWTRAMLKYNARMAFKKNYINAVAVSLIYMILANFFDPSSSRGNSASNVYNSGLPERIKYLASFVLGLIIVITVIVIVFRVLVYNPIVVGVQRFFIENHYGKPGVGTMFYAFKTNYINIVKTMFLKDVYICLWALLFLVPGLIKTYSYRMVPFILAENPDMDADEAIRLSMEMMNGEKLNTFVLDISFLPWVFLAAFTFNIVGIFYVYPYVNATDAELYLAIKAGDFYNDQGMFSDNYFKNGGGYYG
- a CDS encoding spermidine synthase — protein: MVSFRHLFDNGKVIHTASCYGNNDLEVVEKTEDGEAIRLLLVNGARESATYIDKTHRNDLVFRYAIGFNDVFEINKNLKDCLLLGGAGFSYPKYFISRFPEKTLDVVEIDEVMVNVAFKYFYLDELYDEYDLYENERLKIYVMDGLKFLSTMLKSYDVIFNDAYISDSPAEGLMSYEAISLIKERLNPGGIYVANMITAMAGESAYPLFSILANLKQIFKYTRFCKCRNDIPANEKQNCLIFASDSPI
- a CDS encoding aldo/keto reductase encodes the protein MILRNGIDIPDIGFGTWNIPYGEVCERAVFEAIRAGYRHIDTAGAYGNERSVGLGVKAAIREGFIKDRSDVFITSKLWNTNRSYNKAFRGFDKSMRNLDLDYIDLYLIHWPANKMKYKNPDEVNATTWEALEELYTEGRVRAIGVSNFLPHHIEELKKSAKVLPMVNQIELHVGYMQEDVVEYNNNNGIVTEGYSPLGTGALLDNELLWEMAKKYQTSASNICISFLRKRGIIPLPKTTSPDRMSGNLRLIRIEDEDMDILYNFPYIGGHAHNPDEVDF
- a CDS encoding M42 family metallopeptidase translates to MKKMNEDEFLREFQDLLAIDSTTGQFREVHDYMVKKIKGLGYECIETRKGGVLACLGGEGEPLVITAHLDDIGLMVRHIKKDGSLMVCPVGGLHAESALHENIRLHTRDGKVITGTVQRDRASVHVTPDKYFEIAPNYEENVVVILDEDVKSDKDTEALGVQVGDMIALEPRYMYSNGYIKARFIDDKAQAAILIEIMKALKNEGLKLNRKVYMYFAAYEEIGHGTSWLPEDVVDVLGVDIACVGPEQTTDERKVSIFCKDSRFPYHYELNNELIEAAKKEGADYVLDIFTPHYGSDGDTSIVAGHDIRHACVGPGTRATHGYERSHIDGMNNTFALILTYITE
- a CDS encoding RrF2 family transcriptional regulator, which produces MKISTKGRYALRLMVDLAEHKDSGFIALKDVAKRQNISKKYLEQIVPVLNGAGLLTTNRGNRGGYKLAKEPKEYTVGDILRITEGSIAPVSCLESEVNSCERKNFCQTLYVWEGLYKVVNEYLDSITVQDIVDKIGNTTLDYII